GTCACTGTTTCAGCTGGATCGGGCTGGTTTGCTACCTGCTCAGACCCGGGTGATTTCACTCGGTCGTGATGATGGGGGGCTTGAGCCTAGTGCGCTGGTGGCGAATGCGTTGCATGAATATGTCGCAGCAAAGGAGCTTGAGCAGCCTGTTCTGGATCGGTTTCTGAGCCGTATAGATTGGCTGTATATGGACTTCCTGGATGCTGAGGCGTACCACACCTTGGCTGAACGCGTTGGGCAAGTGGATTCTGTTATTGCTTACTTTGCTACTCCAGCCAAGGTTTACGGAGGTATTTGCGCAGGCCTGGCCAGTGTCAATCTCGCAGAGCGCACACGGGTGGTGTTGGAAAAGCCTATTGGCCATGATCTTCAATCCTCGATGGCCGTCAATGAGGCTGTAGCGCGTTATTTTCCGGAAGAACGCGTCTATCGCATCGACCATTATCTGGGCAAAGAAACGGTGCAGAACCTGATTGCCTTGCGCTTTGCCAACAACCTATTTGAAACCCAATGGAATCAGAACCACATTTCGCATGTGGAAATTACGGTTGCAGAAAAGGTCGGCATTGAAGGGCGATGGGGCTATTTCGATCAGGCCGGGCAGCTGCGCGATATGGTGCAGAACCACCTACTGCAACTGCTGTGTCTGGTGGCGATGGACCCTCCGTCTGATCTTTCCGCAGACAGCATCCGCAATGAGAAAGTAAAAGTACTCAAGGCCTTGGCCCCTATTAGTGGCGAGCAGCTCGGGCAGCAACTCGTGCGTGGCCAATATGTGGCCGGCAGCATTGATGGTCGGTCGGTTCCGGGTTACCTCGACGAAGAAAACAGCAACACCAGAAGTGACACTGAAACCTTCGTCGCGCTGCGTGCGGAAATCCGCAACTGGCGTTGGGCGGGTGTACCGTTTTATCTGCGTACCGGTAAGCGTATGCCGCAAAAGGTTTCGCAAATCGTCATCCAGTTTAAGGACCCGGCGCACCATATTTTTGCCCCGGAGCAGCGGCCTTTGATCAGCAATCGTCTGGTCATCCGCTTACAGCCTGACGAAGGTATCACCTTGCATGTGATGACTAAGGAGCAGGGGCTGGATAAAGGCATGCAGCTGCGTAGCGGTCCATTGCAATTGGACTTTTCGGACACGTTCCGTAACTCACGCGTGCCGGATGCGTATGAGCGTTTGTTGCTGGAAGTTATGAAAGGCAACCAAAACTTGTTTGTGCGTAAAGATGAAATTGAATACGCGTGGCAGTGGTGTGATCAATTGATTGCCGGCTGGCGACGACAGGGAGCAGCGCCCAAACCCTACGCAGCTGGAACGTGGGGGCCGTTGGCTTCGATTGGTTTGATATCTCGTGATGGCAAGGACTGGTATGGCGATTACTAATCTCAAATTTCCTGAGCATGTGCAGGTGCATACCTTCACAAATGCCGAAAAACAGGCGGTTGAATTGGCCGCTCAGGTAGCAGAAACACTACGCGGTGCGATTGTCGAGAAGGGCGTTGCAACCTTGGTTGTATCCGGTGGCCGCTCGCCACTGAGTTTCTTCAGACACCTCGCGCGCCAGGAGTTGGATTGGAGTCGTGTAGTGGTAAGCCTTGCGGATGAGCGCTGGGTGCCGATCGGCCATGCGGACAGCAACGAGGGGCTCGTACGGGCGCATCTGCTACAGGGCGCGGCTGCCAAGGCGCGCTTTATTGGTCTGTACCAAGCAGCACAAACGCTTGAAGCCGCAGCCCTGCGCAGCAATGAGGCACTGGCTGAACTGCCGCAGCCCATTGATGCAATGGTGCTGGGCATGGGGGAGGATGGCCACACGGCCTCGTTGTTTCCCGGTTCGATCAATCTTGATTTGGCACTGACGGCTGATGGCCAGAGCCGCTGTCTGCCTATGCAGGCG
The Pseudomonas mendocina DNA segment above includes these coding regions:
- the zwf gene encoding glucose-6-phosphate dehydrogenase, which codes for MSIDAVEPCTIAIFGAFGDLALRKLFPSLFQLDRAGLLPAQTRVISLGRDDGGLEPSALVANALHEYVAAKELEQPVLDRFLSRIDWLYMDFLDAEAYHTLAERVGQVDSVIAYFATPAKVYGGICAGLASVNLAERTRVVLEKPIGHDLQSSMAVNEAVARYFPEERVYRIDHYLGKETVQNLIALRFANNLFETQWNQNHISHVEITVAEKVGIEGRWGYFDQAGQLRDMVQNHLLQLLCLVAMDPPSDLSADSIRNEKVKVLKALAPISGEQLGQQLVRGQYVAGSIDGRSVPGYLDEENSNTRSDTETFVALRAEIRNWRWAGVPFYLRTGKRMPQKVSQIVIQFKDPAHHIFAPEQRPLISNRLVIRLQPDEGITLHVMTKEQGLDKGMQLRSGPLQLDFSDTFRNSRVPDAYERLLLEVMKGNQNLFVRKDEIEYAWQWCDQLIAGWRRQGAAPKPYAAGTWGPLASIGLISRDGKDWYGDY
- the pgl gene encoding 6-phosphogluconolactonase codes for the protein MAITNLKFPEHVQVHTFTNAEKQAVELAAQVAETLRGAIVEKGVATLVVSGGRSPLSFFRHLARQELDWSRVVVSLADERWVPIGHADSNEGLVRAHLLQGAAAKARFIGLYQAAQTLEAAALRSNEALAELPQPIDAMVLGMGEDGHTASLFPGSINLDLALTADGQSRCLPMQAPTVPRQRLTLTLPVLSNARKTFLLLQGKSKTDTLREALADTDVARMPIRAFLAAPLELYWCP